One genomic window of Archaeoglobus neptunius includes the following:
- a CDS encoding B12-binding domain-containing radical SAM protein: MHVLLVKPMFYTRYPPIGLLKIASYHRNLGDTVEYIEGEKVPTGKPDLIYITSLFTYAWKPVYRAVKYYKEIYPDVKVILGGIYASLMPDHAALSGADEIYVGLFEEAEDLMPAYDLVPDWDGSIIFASRGCIRRCPFCAVPKLEGGISRIRDTIKPLVYPKHTKIILWDNNILASPKWRDIFDELEELGKKVDFNQGIDARLITDEIAEKLASLKTNILRLAYDSKSERKALKKAIEKLNAAGINGRKILVYILYNFRDDPQDFYERVRDVLEWGAVAYPMRFEPLDSLEKNKYVSPNWSVEQLEMVAKARRVLGYSGALPPYKALVEKFRKAETFEEAFKLRPPSKKQKKNTRRKFNKKSAESKRYYDLYNKIVVDDVGGVIRS; this comes from the coding sequence ATGCACGTGCTGTTAGTAAAGCCGATGTTTTACACTAGGTATCCTCCTATTGGCTTACTTAAAATAGCCTCCTATCACAGAAACCTAGGAGATACAGTTGAATATATTGAAGGCGAAAAAGTTCCCACAGGAAAACCAGATTTGATTTATATTACAAGCCTATTCACTTACGCATGGAAGCCTGTCTATAGGGCTGTAAAATACTACAAGGAGATATATCCAGACGTTAAAGTGATTCTTGGTGGGATATACGCTTCTCTTATGCCTGACCACGCGGCACTTTCAGGAGCTGACGAGATTTATGTAGGGTTGTTCGAAGAGGCTGAAGACCTTATGCCTGCCTACGATTTAGTTCCGGATTGGGATGGTAGTATTATTTTTGCGTCTCGTGGATGCATAAGAAGATGCCCGTTTTGTGCAGTTCCAAAGCTTGAAGGAGGGATTAGCAGGATTAGGGACACTATAAAGCCACTTGTTTATCCAAAACACACTAAAATAATACTTTGGGATAACAATATATTGGCGTCACCAAAATGGAGGGATATATTCGACGAACTGGAAGAACTCGGCAAGAAGGTAGACTTTAATCAAGGAATTGATGCTCGACTAATTACCGATGAAATTGCCGAAAAACTTGCGAGTCTAAAAACAAACATCTTGAGACTTGCTTATGATTCAAAATCGGAAAGAAAAGCTTTAAAAAAAGCTATTGAGAAATTAAATGCTGCGGGAATTAATGGACGAAAAATACTCGTTTATATTCTTTACAATTTCCGTGATGACCCACAGGACTTTTACGAAAGAGTTAGAGACGTTCTTGAATGGGGTGCTGTAGCTTATCCGATGAGATTTGAGCCGTTAGATAGCCTTGAAAAGAACAAATATGTCTCTCCAAACTGGTCTGTAGAACAACTAGAAATGGTTGCAAAAGCTCGCAGAGTTCTCGGTTATTCCGGTGCTTTGCCACCCTATAAAGCACTGGTAGAGAAATTTCGAAAAGCAGAAACATTTGAAGAGGCATTCAAGTTGAGGCCACCCTCTAAGAAACAAAAAAAGAATACAAGGAGAAAATTTAACAAGAAGTCTGCTGAAAGTAAGAGATATTATGACCTTTACAACAAAATCGTGGTGGATGATGTAGGGGGTGTAATTAGGTCATGA
- a CDS encoding helicase-related protein: MNNAIVENEFCEFLVEEVIERLKGSHPHYSRLILLNQYPHRYIILGSLAPKIIRGSNDSSELEMFESEEVRKTIISDRVKSISFLLNSNEVNLKLKVSFYVFFRTVPTLEEQVLFLRGYEGPIKDFIGDFRTEITNPEHEYQIAQVWQRKLVVIEKDLKLNLNGLIQDPLVISLKEDAIRALKEGGETIKVPKISKKSFVGIEALESKEKFEEEISRYSTEITVDELVNDFLNVYLYINCENYEQNGQVFKKIRIVIVNNTIYDKKRHKNIYLDPAIFDCNITVLLSDDIFPFKVRSPSGEIIEIPVRANNCSAEYTKNSEFSLIETQNFLRYDEPRIRPRTSPPDKPDIFPKFSVLSDLDNGGFEILEAIYDSLRGYYLTLAQERPELKDHIYDFIKKYNEGLTLLTNDTNAKKAFELMNKVFDHYSKDDFDSWRLFQIVFIICNLPDVVTMKDLDSVDLLNVFTGGGKTEAYFGLCMFAAFYDRLIGRDFGTTAIIKFPLRMLSIQQLQRLTHILISGNYIKNHENIGGEDFSLGFFVGKSAEFPGSSLLIIRRLKPNTPGKFIDSCPLCNSKVYLTYDHQSLAIYHTCSNDSCFLSKGLAIHYTQQEIYRFMPTFIVSTVDKMGSIAYNRRFRGLIGGKVRRCRKGHGFFPDGDKCTVSIIKGKEKIMCNDRGEEVSLPNTFGPRLMIQDELHLIREGFGSIVSHFETLIETMKERFTGSRLKYLCTTATIAGADNQVFNLYLKKLRVIPPESGYDISKFFFESVKEDDRQIVGRYVLGLRPNLRDNQYATLLTLRYIIQVILSAMLKPSEIAQRLDISEEDLRQLLKNYMSYLTYHNKKSDVQSTAFYLRDVVESKFYYNPSLEIRRLLLRKTLTGDNTTEQVKEVVNELIDFEKLKEPRIFVTSATNIVSHGVDIKWWNIMLFQGMPRNTAEYIQALSRVGRSSSGIVFVWYYPNRVRDLDFYKNFKIYHPVLYKHVEPVPITRWSKLALDQTIPSVFSASIINYLSELKKKPIYSDSHFIRYLINEESSEEDVDRNFRTILDFIEKAYMRDFEDWQSQALTMLIPKKVEELRKNVYNQARYRSENFFPRHLRLLYGLRGIQDMISLEYDSDTSVFIRRNSGR; encoded by the coding sequence ATGAATAATGCGATTGTAGAAAATGAATTTTGCGAATTTTTAGTTGAAGAGGTAATAGAAAGATTAAAAGGGAGCCACCCACATTACTCCCGATTAATTCTTCTAAATCAATACCCTCATAGGTATATAATATTAGGTAGTCTCGCACCGAAAATCATTAGAGGTAGTAATGACAGTAGTGAGTTAGAAATGTTTGAGAGTGAAGAAGTTAGGAAAACAATAATATCTGACAGGGTAAAATCGATTAGTTTTCTTCTAAATTCAAACGAAGTAAACCTGAAGCTGAAGGTTAGTTTTTACGTATTCTTTAGGACTGTACCGACTTTAGAAGAGCAAGTACTATTTCTGAGAGGTTACGAAGGACCTATCAAAGATTTTATAGGAGACTTCAGAACAGAAATAACAAATCCTGAACATGAATATCAAATTGCGCAAGTATGGCAGCGGAAGCTGGTGGTAATTGAGAAGGACCTGAAATTAAATTTAAATGGCTTAATACAGGACCCACTTGTCATCTCTTTAAAAGAAGACGCTATCAGAGCTCTTAAGGAAGGAGGAGAAACTATAAAAGTACCAAAAATATCTAAAAAATCGTTTGTTGGTATCGAAGCTCTAGAGAGCAAAGAAAAGTTCGAAGAAGAAATATCACGCTACAGTACTGAAATTACCGTAGATGAGCTAGTCAATGATTTTCTTAACGTATATCTTTACATTAACTGCGAAAACTATGAGCAAAATGGACAAGTCTTTAAAAAAATCAGGATAGTTATAGTAAATAACACCATATATGACAAAAAGAGACACAAAAACATATACTTAGACCCAGCCATTTTTGACTGTAATATAACAGTGCTCCTAAGTGATGATATTTTTCCCTTTAAAGTAAGAAGTCCCTCAGGTGAAATCATAGAAATACCTGTCAGAGCGAACAACTGCAGTGCTGAGTACACTAAAAATTCAGAGTTCAGTTTAATAGAGACTCAAAACTTCCTTCGTTATGATGAGCCCAGAATTCGCCCCAGAACATCTCCCCCAGACAAACCAGATATCTTCCCAAAATTTTCCGTATTATCGGACCTTGACAATGGAGGTTTTGAAATATTGGAAGCTATATATGACAGCCTCAGAGGATACTATTTGACGTTGGCTCAAGAAAGACCAGAACTAAAAGACCATATCTATGACTTCATAAAAAAATACAATGAGGGTTTAACTCTTCTAACAAACGATACTAACGCTAAAAAAGCATTCGAATTGATGAACAAAGTCTTCGACCACTACTCAAAGGATGATTTCGACTCCTGGAGGTTGTTCCAGATAGTTTTCATAATATGCAATTTACCAGATGTAGTCACTATGAAGGACTTGGACAGCGTAGACCTCCTAAATGTGTTTACAGGGGGAGGAAAAACCGAAGCTTACTTCGGTTTATGCATGTTCGCTGCATTCTACGATAGACTCATTGGGAGAGATTTCGGGACTACAGCCATAATCAAGTTTCCTCTGCGAATGCTCTCCATCCAGCAGCTTCAGAGGTTGACGCATATTTTAATAAGTGGCAATTACATTAAAAATCATGAGAACATTGGAGGCGAGGACTTTTCGCTTGGATTTTTTGTTGGAAAGAGTGCTGAATTCCCTGGGTCGTCTCTCTTAATTATACGAAGACTTAAACCAAATACTCCGGGAAAGTTCATAGATTCCTGCCCACTCTGCAATTCCAAAGTGTATTTGACTTACGATCATCAAAGTCTCGCTATATATCACACCTGCTCAAATGACAGTTGCTTTCTTAGTAAAGGTTTGGCGATTCACTATACACAACAGGAAATCTACCGATTTATGCCAACTTTCATTGTCAGTACTGTTGATAAAATGGGTTCGATAGCCTACAACAGACGTTTTAGAGGGCTAATCGGAGGGAAGGTCAGAAGGTGCAGAAAAGGACATGGATTCTTCCCTGATGGGGATAAGTGTACAGTATCCATTATAAAAGGAAAGGAAAAGATAATGTGCAATGATCGTGGAGAAGAAGTATCCTTGCCGAACACTTTTGGACCAAGACTGATGATACAGGATGAACTTCACTTAATTCGTGAAGGTTTTGGGTCAATCGTATCTCACTTCGAGACGCTGATAGAGACAATGAAAGAAAGATTTACTGGAAGTCGTCTAAAATACCTCTGCACAACAGCCACAATTGCTGGTGCTGATAACCAAGTCTTTAACCTATATCTTAAAAAATTAAGAGTTATTCCTCCAGAATCTGGATACGACATATCCAAGTTCTTCTTTGAGTCCGTAAAGGAAGATGACAGGCAGATTGTTGGCAGATATGTCTTAGGGCTAAGACCCAATTTAAGAGACAACCAGTATGCAACTCTCTTAACACTTCGCTACATAATTCAAGTTATTCTGTCAGCCATGTTAAAACCTAGTGAAATTGCTCAGAGACTGGATATTTCTGAAGAAGATTTAAGACAACTCCTTAAAAACTACATGTCATACCTAACATATCACAACAAGAAATCTGACGTCCAATCTACAGCCTTTTATCTCAGAGACGTAGTTGAATCAAAGTTCTATTACAACCCGTCGCTGGAGATAAGGAGGTTGCTTTTAAGAAAAACTCTAACAGGAGATAATACAACCGAACAAGTTAAAGAAGTTGTGAACGAGTTGATAGATTTTGAAAAATTGAAAGAACCAAGAATCTTCGTAACTTCTGCGACCAACATTGTTTCTCACGGAGTTGACATTAAGTGGTGGAATATAATGTTGTTCCAGGGAATGCCGAGGAATACGGCAGAATATATTCAGGCATTGAGCAGAGTAGGCAGGAGTTCAAGCGGGATCGTGTTCGTATGGTATTATCCCAATAGAGTCAGAGACTTAGACTTCTACAAGAATTTCAAGATATATCATCCAGTTCTTTATAAACACGTTGAGCCAGTTCCCATTACAAGATGGTCAAAGCTGGCGTTAGACCAAACAATACCTTCCGTCTTTAGTGCGTCGATTATTAATTACTTGTCTGAGTTGAAGAAAAAACCAATTTATTCAGACTCGCATTTCATACGATATCTTATAAATGAGGAAAGTAGCGAGGAAGATGTTGACCGAAACTTTAGGACGATTCTGGATTTCATAGAAAAAGCTTACAT